The proteins below come from a single Cupriavidus pauculus genomic window:
- a CDS encoding TetR/AcrR family transcriptional regulator — protein MPRPPNPDVRARLLATGGQVVHSRGFNGSGVQDITAAAGVPKGSFYNYFDSKEAFAIELLEQYWLGIETRHFPLLRDTSQAPAARLARFFRALADDHGQHNFAQGCLVGNLSLELATESDDARRRLMQLFQRWEDALADCVAALSHIGTGERAHDVAGVLIEAWEGAVLRAKVQRNRDPYLRFERMVLPKLLA, from the coding sequence ATGCCAAGACCCCCCAACCCCGACGTGCGCGCCCGGCTGCTCGCCACCGGCGGGCAGGTCGTCCACAGCCGCGGCTTCAACGGCTCCGGCGTGCAGGACATCACGGCCGCCGCCGGTGTGCCCAAGGGCTCGTTCTACAACTACTTCGACAGCAAGGAGGCATTCGCCATCGAGCTGCTGGAGCAGTACTGGCTCGGCATCGAGACCCGGCATTTCCCGCTGCTGCGCGATACGTCGCAGGCGCCCGCCGCGCGGCTGGCGCGGTTTTTCCGCGCACTGGCCGACGACCACGGCCAGCATAACTTCGCGCAGGGCTGCCTGGTCGGCAACCTGTCCCTCGAACTCGCGACCGAAAGCGACGACGCCCGGCGCCGGCTGATGCAGTTGTTCCAGCGCTGGGAAGATGCGCTGGCCGATTGCGTGGCCGCGCTGTCGCATATCGGTACCGGCGAGCGCGCCCACGATGTGGCCGGCGTGCTGATCGAGGCCTGGGAAGGCGCCGTGCTGCGCGCAAAGGTGCAGCGCAATCGCGACCCGTATCTGCGCTTCGAGCGGATGGTGTTGCCGAAACTGCTGGCCTGA
- a CDS encoding isochorismatase family cysteine hydrolase, with translation MCNTPKLPQYADPANAALPKHTMKLDPKRAALVVIDPQIDFMSPQGAAWPLVGESVTEQNLVPNLARLFRAAKQAGLPVAVSPHYYYPHDHEGAFQGPGEVLQHGLGMFDRPGALTLEGFRDSGADFLPELKPYIEDGKTIICSTHKLYGPQVNDLTLQLRKRHVDQVILTGMAANLCVESHLRDLLEQGFEVGVVRDAIAGPKVPEGDGYLAALINFRFIANGLWTTDEVVKRLEG, from the coding sequence ATGTGCAATACGCCCAAGCTGCCTCAGTACGCCGACCCCGCCAACGCCGCGCTGCCGAAGCACACGATGAAACTCGATCCGAAGCGCGCCGCGCTCGTCGTGATCGATCCGCAGATCGACTTCATGAGCCCCCAGGGCGCCGCGTGGCCCCTCGTGGGCGAGAGCGTGACCGAGCAGAACCTCGTGCCGAACCTCGCGCGCCTGTTCCGTGCCGCCAAGCAGGCCGGGCTGCCCGTGGCCGTGTCGCCGCACTACTACTACCCGCATGACCACGAGGGCGCGTTCCAGGGCCCGGGCGAGGTGCTCCAGCACGGGCTCGGCATGTTCGATCGCCCCGGTGCGCTGACGCTGGAAGGGTTTCGCGATTCGGGCGCCGACTTCCTGCCCGAGCTCAAGCCTTATATCGAGGACGGCAAGACCATCATCTGCTCGACACACAAGCTGTATGGCCCGCAGGTCAACGATCTGACGTTGCAACTGCGCAAGCGCCATGTCGATCAGGTCATCCTGACCGGCATGGCCGCCAACCTGTGCGTGGAATCGCATCTGCGCGATCTGCTCGAGCAGGGCTTCGAAGTAGGCGTGGTGCGCGATGCGATCGCGGGTCCCAAGGTGCCGGAGGGCGATGGCTATCTGGCCGCGCTGATCAACTTCCGGTTTATCGCCAACGGCCTGTGGACCACGGACGAGGTGGTGAAGCGGCTCGAAGGCTGA
- a CDS encoding FAD-dependent oxidoreductase, with protein sequence MREETQDDRPDDESVRNHPRYAQMFPVLTEAELDRVRRFGTLTHHAAGEYLYRAGNLCPGVFVLLAGKVRIIGRDGLGHERVVHTYTQRGEFTSDVTQLSSKPAVVDAHVIEDVQAMLLRPDELSALMIGEADIGETLMRALILRRVLVIERGHGVILVGSGEDARLQALQNFLRRNAFPYVTLDATHESDAIALLERLTPAPDDFPIVVCPDGSVMRNPDAGQLASCLGLIPEFDPSHVYDVTVVGAGPAGLATAVYAASEGLSVAVFDCRAPGGQAGTSARIENYLGFPTGITGHALAGRAFVQAQKFGAHIGIPCEVRALHCDRSPLGIEFDDGCHIQSRTVVIACGAEYRRPGVADLERFEGNGVYYWATPIEARLCRTESVLLVGGGNSAGQAVVFLSAHAEHVHMFIRGGNLEHSMSRYLVERVRALPNVTLHMGVELTALEGTTRLERVHYRGAGGIEGSMTTHHLFVFIGADPNTRWLRPSGVLFDDKGFVLTDYNLPATASAPSGPPLLLQTSVEGVFAIGDVRSGSTKRVASAVGEGAAVVAQLHRFLAMQRAPG encoded by the coding sequence ATGCGCGAGGAAACGCAGGATGACCGACCGGACGACGAGAGCGTACGCAACCACCCGCGCTATGCCCAGATGTTTCCGGTGCTCACCGAGGCCGAGCTCGATCGCGTGCGGCGTTTCGGCACGCTGACTCACCACGCCGCCGGCGAATATCTCTATCGCGCCGGTAACCTGTGTCCGGGCGTATTCGTGTTGCTTGCGGGCAAGGTGCGCATCATCGGCCGCGATGGCCTGGGTCACGAGCGTGTGGTGCATACCTATACGCAGCGGGGCGAATTCACGTCCGACGTCACGCAGTTGTCGAGCAAACCTGCCGTGGTCGATGCGCACGTGATCGAGGACGTGCAGGCGATGCTGCTGCGCCCCGACGAACTGAGCGCGCTGATGATCGGCGAGGCCGATATCGGCGAGACGCTGATGCGCGCGCTGATCCTGCGCCGCGTGCTCGTCATCGAACGCGGGCATGGCGTGATTCTCGTAGGCTCGGGCGAGGATGCGCGGCTCCAGGCACTGCAGAATTTCCTGCGGCGCAATGCGTTTCCCTACGTCACGCTCGACGCCACGCACGAGTCCGATGCCATTGCGCTGCTGGAACGGCTGACGCCCGCGCCCGACGACTTCCCGATCGTCGTCTGCCCCGACGGCTCGGTCATGCGCAATCCCGATGCGGGCCAGCTGGCATCGTGCCTCGGCCTGATTCCGGAGTTCGATCCGAGCCATGTCTACGACGTGACCGTGGTGGGCGCCGGGCCGGCCGGACTCGCGACGGCCGTGTACGCGGCGTCCGAAGGCCTGTCGGTGGCCGTCTTCGACTGCCGCGCGCCCGGCGGGCAAGCGGGCACCAGCGCGCGTATCGAGAACTACCTTGGCTTTCCGACGGGCATTACCGGCCATGCCCTGGCCGGGCGCGCGTTCGTGCAGGCGCAGAAATTCGGCGCGCATATCGGCATCCCGTGCGAGGTCCGTGCGCTGCACTGCGACCGCTCGCCTCTTGGCATCGAATTCGACGATGGCTGCCATATCCAGTCCCGCACCGTCGTCATCGCCTGCGGCGCCGAATACCGGCGGCCCGGCGTGGCCGATCTCGAACGGTTCGAGGGCAATGGCGTCTACTACTGGGCCACGCCGATCGAGGCGCGGCTGTGCCGCACGGAGTCCGTGCTGCTGGTCGGCGGCGGCAACTCGGCCGGCCAGGCCGTCGTGTTCCTGTCCGCGCACGCCGAGCACGTGCATATGTTCATCCGCGGCGGCAACCTCGAACACAGCATGTCGCGCTACCTCGTGGAGCGCGTGCGCGCGTTGCCGAACGTCACGCTCCACATGGGCGTCGAACTCACGGCCCTCGAGGGGACGACGCGTCTCGAGCGCGTCCACTATCGCGGCGCCGGTGGCATCGAGGGCAGCATGACCACGCACCATCTGTTCGTATTCATCGGCGCCGACCCGAATACGCGCTGGCTGCGGCCAAGCGGCGTGCTGTTCGACGACAAGGGCTTTGTGCTCACGGATTACAACCTGCCCGCCACGGCATCCGCGCCCAGCGGTCCGCCGTTGCTGCTGCAGACCAGCGTGGAAGGCGTGTTCGCGATCGGCGACGTGCGCTCGGGCTCGACCAAGCGCGTGGCGTCGGCGGTCGGTGAAGGCGCGGCCGTGGTCGCGCAGCTGCACCGTTTTCTTGCCATGCAGCGCGCGCCCGGGTAG
- a CDS encoding PaaI family thioesterase gives MTTQAVTYPTDNPLLDDLGIRLTSVTHGACTLELDIEPRHLNRQGSLQGGVSATLLDAACGYAGLQGEDGKMGNAVTLMLTISYLGRVSTGRVRATAHVTRAGRSIYFSSAELTAENGDPIATAQGTFKRSREAAGT, from the coding sequence ATGACGACCCAAGCCGTGACCTACCCCACCGACAATCCCCTGCTCGACGACCTCGGCATCCGCCTGACCAGCGTCACCCATGGTGCCTGCACGCTCGAACTCGATATCGAACCCCGCCACCTGAACCGCCAGGGCTCGCTCCAGGGCGGCGTGAGCGCCACGCTGCTCGATGCCGCCTGCGGTTACGCCGGCCTGCAGGGCGAGGACGGCAAGATGGGCAACGCGGTCACGCTGATGCTGACCATCAGCTATCTGGGCCGCGTCAGCACCGGCCGTGTCCGCGCGACCGCGCACGTCACCCGCGCGGGCCGCAGCATCTATTTCTCGTCGGCCGAGCTCACGGCCGAGAATGGCGACCCGATCGCCACCGCGCAAGGCACGTTCAAGCGCTCCCGCGAGGCCGCCGGCACCTGA
- a CDS encoding chemotaxis response regulator protein-glutamate methylesterase, giving the protein MTAPATKGLPGNAAHPIRVLVVDDSAVVRQVLVGLLAGAPGIEVLHAVADPLLAMERMRVQWPDVIVLDVEMPRMDGITFLRKIMAERPTPVVICSTLTEKGARTTMEAMAAGAVSIVTKPKLGLKQFLQEAADELIATVRAAARANVRRLVPRTGPAAPVAPTAKHSADVILSAGLPPGATRAMAQTTERVVAIGTSTGGTQALEQVLTALPRVSPGIVIVQHMPEKFTAAFAARLDALSAISVREAQTNDRVVPGRALIAPGGRHLLLRRSGAQYFVEVVDGPLVNRHRPSVDVLFRSVAKCAGANALGIIMTGMGDDGAAGLLEMRTAGARTVAQDEDSCVVFGMPREAIKRGGVDRTVPLSGIAREIGAAG; this is encoded by the coding sequence ATGACCGCGCCCGCGACGAAGGGGCTTCCCGGGAACGCCGCGCACCCCATTCGCGTGCTGGTCGTCGACGACTCGGCCGTCGTGCGGCAGGTACTGGTCGGCCTGCTGGCCGGTGCGCCGGGTATCGAGGTCCTGCACGCGGTGGCCGACCCGCTGCTGGCGATGGAGCGCATGCGCGTGCAGTGGCCGGACGTGATCGTGCTCGATGTGGAAATGCCGCGCATGGACGGCATTACGTTCCTGCGCAAGATCATGGCGGAGCGCCCTACCCCCGTGGTCATCTGCTCCACGCTGACCGAGAAAGGCGCCAGGACGACGATGGAGGCGATGGCGGCCGGCGCGGTGTCCATCGTCACCAAGCCGAAGCTAGGGCTCAAGCAATTCCTGCAGGAAGCGGCCGACGAGCTGATCGCCACGGTGCGCGCGGCCGCGCGCGCCAATGTGCGCAGGCTGGTGCCGCGCACGGGTCCGGCGGCACCGGTCGCGCCGACGGCCAAGCATTCGGCCGATGTCATTCTGTCGGCGGGCCTGCCGCCCGGCGCGACGCGCGCGATGGCTCAGACTACCGAGCGCGTGGTGGCCATCGGCACGTCCACCGGCGGCACGCAGGCGCTCGAACAGGTGCTGACGGCCCTGCCGCGGGTCTCCCCGGGCATCGTGATCGTGCAGCATATGCCCGAGAAGTTCACGGCGGCGTTCGCGGCGCGACTCGATGCGTTGTCGGCCATCAGCGTCAGGGAGGCACAGACCAACGACCGTGTGGTGCCCGGCCGGGCGCTGATTGCGCCGGGCGGACGGCATCTGCTGCTACGCCGCAGCGGCGCGCAGTACTTCGTCGAGGTCGTCGATGGCCCGCTCGTGAACCGTCACCGGCCCTCGGTCGATGTGCTGTTCCGCTCGGTCGCCAAATGCGCCGGGGCCAACGCGCTGGGCATCATCATGACGGGCATGGGCGACGATGGCGCGGCGGGGCTGCTCGAGATGCGCACCGCGGGAGCGCGTACGGTGGCGCAGGACGAGGACAGTTGCGTGGTGTTCGGCATGCCGCGCGAGGCCATCAAGCGCGGCGGCGTGGATCGCACCGTACCGCTGTCCGGCATTGCCAGAGAGATCGGTGCGGCTGGCTAG
- a CDS encoding CheR family methyltransferase: MQQFMLTDQDFGNFQRFIFEAAGITLSPAKKALVCGRLAKRVHARQLGSYAAYFDLLRSRRDLREVQVAVDLLTTNETYFFREPKHFDLLREVAAAHEGGRPFRIWSAACSSGEEAYSMAMVLADGMTGRPFEVVGTDISTRMLARARTGHYPDARARLIPPTYLKRFCLKGQGEHEGTMLVDRSVRSRVQFTHANLNDRLPDVGMFDMVFLRNVMIYFNGATKRQVVARVLGQLRPGGHFCIGHSETLNDVSDAVEQIAPSVYRKPL; this comes from the coding sequence ATGCAACAGTTCATGCTCACCGATCAGGACTTCGGCAACTTCCAGCGCTTTATCTTCGAGGCGGCGGGCATCACGCTCTCCCCCGCGAAGAAGGCGCTGGTGTGCGGCCGGCTGGCCAAGCGCGTGCATGCGCGGCAACTGGGAAGCTATGCGGCGTATTTCGACCTGCTGCGCAGCCGCCGCGACCTCAGGGAAGTCCAGGTCGCGGTGGATCTGCTGACGACCAACGAGACCTACTTCTTTCGCGAGCCCAAGCACTTCGATCTGCTGCGCGAAGTCGCCGCGGCGCACGAGGGCGGGCGGCCGTTCCGGATCTGGAGCGCCGCATGCTCGAGCGGCGAGGAAGCCTACAGCATGGCCATGGTGCTGGCCGACGGCATGACGGGCCGGCCATTCGAGGTGGTCGGCACCGATATCAGCACGCGGATGCTCGCGCGGGCGCGCACGGGGCACTATCCCGACGCGCGTGCCCGGCTGATTCCGCCCACCTACCTCAAGCGCTTTTGCCTCAAGGGCCAGGGCGAGCACGAAGGCACGATGCTCGTGGACCGCAGCGTGCGGTCCCGCGTGCAGTTCACCCATGCGAACCTCAACGATCGCCTGCCCGATGTGGGCATGTTCGACATGGTGTTCCTGCGCAACGTGATGATCTATTTCAACGGCGCGACCAAGCGCCAGGTGGTGGCGCGCGTGCTGGGTCAGTTGCGGCCGGGCGGCCATTTCTGCATCGGCCATTCCGAGACCCTCAATGACGTGAGCGACGCGGTGGAACAGATCGCGCCGTCCGTCTATCGCAAGCCGCTATGA
- a CDS encoding chemotaxis protein CheW, producing the protein MTNAMTGVVASTGGLAETTQYLTFQLGGEMFAIGILAIKEIIEYGTPTVVPMMPPTVRGVINLRGAVVPVMDLQARFGQPSSAVGKRTCIVIVEVPAGEEYQVVGVVVDAVNEVVDIGPSDIEPTPSFGARIRTDFIEGMGKVKGRFVILLNLERVLSLEEMATQLATQLATLAQQPVEA; encoded by the coding sequence ATGACCAACGCGATGACCGGCGTCGTGGCATCGACCGGTGGCCTGGCCGAGACCACCCAGTATCTGACCTTCCAGCTTGGCGGGGAGATGTTCGCCATCGGCATTCTCGCCATCAAGGAGATCATCGAGTACGGCACGCCGACCGTGGTGCCGATGATGCCGCCCACCGTGCGCGGCGTGATCAACCTGCGCGGCGCGGTGGTGCCCGTCATGGACCTGCAGGCGCGCTTCGGCCAGCCGTCCAGCGCCGTGGGCAAGCGCACCTGCATCGTGATCGTCGAAGTGCCCGCCGGCGAGGAGTACCAGGTGGTGGGCGTGGTGGTGGACGCGGTGAATGAAGTCGTCGATATCGGCCCGTCCGACATCGAGCCCACACCGTCGTTCGGCGCGCGTATTCGCACGGACTTCATCGAAGGCATGGGCAAGGTCAAGGGCAGGTTCGTGATTCTGCTGAACCTCGAGCGCGTGCTGTCGCTCGAGGAAATGGCAACGCAGCTGGCAACGCAGCTGGCAACGCTCGCGCAGCAGCCGGTGGAAGCCTGA
- a CDS encoding methyl-accepting chemotaxis protein — translation MFTNMKLATKLFGSFVIVLALMIGLGTYAIVQLSTVNASTVDIATNWMPSVKDVLLTRGNLHRVRVLELRTILTDDANEIRDAISESSDRIASMRKTWEEYGKLLSSPEEKQLYDQAKADLDGFIAEHDKIVTLGAANKNEEARNVLNGTSLKRYNAFRTATDKLTEINVNGADGAARTAAEVFANARSWVIGTLIGCSILALAMAFLITRSLVRQLGGEPAYVGEIANSVSNGDLTLDIQTRAGDNTSVLAAMKNMVGKLSHIVSEVNGGAEALAGASEEVSATAQSLSQASSEQASGVEETSASVEQMTASISQNTENSKVTDSIATKAATEASEGGEAVRATVSAMKQIAQKIGIIDDIAYQTNLLALNAAIEAARAGEHGKGFAVVAAEVRKLAERSQVAAQEIGDVAGSSVELAERAGKLLDEMVPNIRKTSDLVQEITAASEEQSSGVSQINAAMTQLSQTTQQNASSSEELAATAEEMSGQAEQLRNTISFFRISGMADARRTRATARKPAKTAARKATPVLDLAMADGDMMDGGIDERSFARY, via the coding sequence ATGTTCACCAACATGAAACTCGCGACGAAGCTCTTCGGCTCGTTCGTCATCGTGCTTGCCCTCATGATAGGGCTCGGCACCTATGCCATCGTGCAGTTGTCCACGGTGAACGCCTCCACGGTGGATATCGCCACCAACTGGATGCCCAGCGTCAAGGACGTGCTGTTGACGCGCGGCAACCTGCACCGCGTGCGTGTGCTCGAGTTGCGCACGATCCTGACCGACGATGCCAACGAGATCCGCGACGCCATCTCGGAGTCCAGCGACCGTATCGCCTCCATGCGCAAGACGTGGGAAGAGTACGGCAAGCTCCTGTCCTCCCCTGAAGAGAAGCAGCTGTACGATCAGGCCAAGGCGGATCTGGACGGCTTTATCGCGGAACACGACAAGATCGTCACGCTGGGCGCGGCGAACAAGAACGAGGAAGCGCGTAACGTGCTGAACGGCACCTCGCTCAAGCGCTACAACGCATTCCGTACCGCCACCGACAAGCTGACCGAGATCAACGTGAACGGCGCCGACGGCGCCGCGCGCACGGCCGCCGAAGTGTTCGCCAACGCGCGCTCGTGGGTCATCGGCACGCTGATCGGCTGCTCGATCCTCGCACTGGCCATGGCCTTCCTGATCACGCGTTCGCTCGTGCGCCAGCTCGGCGGCGAGCCGGCCTACGTGGGCGAGATCGCCAACAGCGTATCCAATGGCGACCTGACGCTCGACATCCAGACGCGCGCGGGTGACAACACCAGCGTGCTGGCCGCGATGAAGAACATGGTCGGCAAGCTCTCCCATATCGTCAGCGAAGTCAACGGCGGTGCCGAAGCCCTCGCCGGCGCATCGGAGGAAGTGAGCGCCACGGCGCAGTCGCTGAGCCAGGCGTCCAGCGAGCAGGCATCGGGCGTGGAGGAAACGAGCGCATCGGTCGAACAGATGACGGCCTCGATTTCCCAGAACACCGAGAACTCGAAGGTGACCGACAGCATTGCGACCAAGGCGGCCACCGAGGCTTCCGAAGGCGGCGAGGCCGTGCGCGCCACGGTGTCCGCGATGAAGCAGATTGCCCAGAAGATCGGCATCATCGACGACATCGCATACCAGACCAACCTGCTCGCGCTGAACGCGGCGATCGAAGCCGCGCGTGCCGGCGAGCACGGCAAGGGCTTCGCGGTGGTGGCGGCGGAAGTGCGCAAGCTCGCCGAGCGCAGCCAGGTGGCCGCGCAGGAAATCGGTGACGTGGCCGGCTCCAGCGTGGAACTCGCGGAACGCGCGGGCAAGCTGCTCGACGAGATGGTGCCCAACATCCGCAAGACGTCGGACCTCGTGCAGGAAATTACCGCCGCGTCCGAGGAACAGTCGTCGGGCGTGAGCCAGATCAACGCCGCGATGACGCAGCTGAGCCAGACCACGCAGCAGAACGCATCGAGCTCGGAAGAACTCGCGGCCACGGCCGAAGAGATGAGCGGCCAGGCCGAGCAGCTGCGCAACACCATCAGCTTCTTCCGCATCTCGGGCATGGCCGATGCGCGCCGGACGCGCGCCACGGCACGCAAGCCGGCCAAGACCGCCGCCCGCAAGGCTACGCCGGTGCTGGACCTTGCGATGGCGGATGGGGACATGATGGACGGCGGCATCGACGAGCGTTCGTTCGCCCGTTACTGA
- a CDS encoding chemotaxis protein CheA, translated as MNMDQALQAFIVESRELLEDMESALLRVTHEADPGDSINEIFRAAHTIKGSAGLFGLDFIVDFAHVAESVLDRVRDGALPIDEAVVSLLLACGDHIARLVGVAAEGRTESTPELDADAAPLLAQLHTYLDTPADETGKAERATQGAPADDGMTHWRIALRFGPDVLRNGMDPLSFIRYLGKLGTIVSIETLTDALPPLADMDAESCYLGFEIVLASDAGRAAIEGTFEFVIDDCEVAIEPAGAPEAASVATANASAEAAIDTSATASATIERPAARAGERQSVRVDADKLDRLVDLVGELITASATAMQAGRSLHSSALHEAHSTLIGLVQEVRDNALQLRMVKIGGTFSRFQRVVHDVSREIGKDIVLEISGEDTELDKTVVEKIGDPLTHLVRNSMDHGIESAEVRAARGKPARGTVRLNAYHDSGSIVIEVGDDGGGLSREKILAKAIDRGLVEAGKVLSDQEIYALIFEPGFSTAEQITNLSGRGVGMDVVKRNITALRGTVSIDSDPGVGTTVSVRLPLTLAIINGFQVSVGNSVFVLPLEAVEECVEFREDTGHDFMELRGQVLPFVRLRTLFDIQDAAATRQSVVVVRHAGQGFGIIVDRLLGEAQTVIKPLARMFAHLQGISGSSILGSGDVALILDVPALNQILSVSPRTEINKERSCSPT; from the coding sequence ATGAACATGGATCAGGCCCTCCAGGCCTTTATCGTCGAGAGCCGCGAGCTGCTCGAGGATATGGAATCCGCGCTGCTGCGCGTGACGCATGAAGCCGATCCCGGCGACTCGATCAACGAGATCTTTCGCGCCGCGCATACCATCAAGGGTTCGGCGGGACTCTTCGGCCTCGACTTTATCGTCGACTTCGCGCATGTCGCGGAGAGCGTGCTCGATCGGGTGCGCGATGGCGCGCTGCCGATCGACGAGGCCGTGGTATCGCTGCTGCTTGCCTGTGGCGACCATATCGCCCGCCTCGTCGGCGTTGCCGCCGAAGGCCGCACCGAATCCACGCCGGAACTCGACGCCGATGCGGCCCCGCTGCTCGCGCAACTGCATACCTACCTCGACACGCCCGCGGACGAAACCGGCAAGGCCGAGCGCGCCACGCAGGGCGCTCCCGCTGACGACGGCATGACGCACTGGCGCATCGCGCTGCGCTTCGGCCCCGACGTGCTGCGCAACGGCATGGACCCGCTGTCGTTCATACGGTATCTGGGCAAGCTCGGCACGATCGTGTCGATCGAAACGCTGACCGACGCGCTGCCGCCGCTCGCGGACATGGATGCCGAGTCGTGCTATCTCGGTTTCGAGATCGTGCTGGCCAGCGACGCGGGCCGGGCGGCGATCGAAGGCACGTTCGAGTTCGTGATCGACGATTGCGAAGTGGCGATCGAACCGGCAGGCGCGCCGGAAGCCGCCAGCGTGGCGACTGCCAATGCCTCGGCCGAGGCCGCGATCGATACCAGCGCCACGGCGTCGGCCACGATCGAACGCCCTGCCGCCCGCGCGGGCGAACGCCAGTCGGTGCGCGTCGATGCCGACAAGCTCGACCGCCTCGTCGACCTCGTCGGCGAGTTGATTACGGCGTCCGCCACCGCGATGCAGGCCGGCCGTTCGCTGCACAGCTCGGCACTGCACGAAGCGCATTCGACGCTGATCGGCCTCGTGCAGGAAGTTCGCGACAACGCGCTGCAACTGCGCATGGTCAAGATCGGCGGCACGTTCAGCCGCTTCCAGCGCGTGGTGCATGACGTATCGCGCGAGATCGGCAAGGACATCGTGCTCGAGATCAGCGGCGAGGATACCGAACTCGACAAGACGGTCGTCGAGAAGATCGGCGATCCGCTGACGCACCTCGTGCGCAACAGCATGGACCACGGCATCGAGTCCGCGGAGGTCCGCGCGGCGCGCGGCAAGCCCGCGCGCGGGACGGTGCGCCTGAATGCCTATCACGACTCCGGCAGCATCGTGATCGAGGTCGGCGACGACGGCGGCGGCCTCTCGCGCGAGAAGATCCTCGCCAAGGCCATCGACCGCGGGCTCGTGGAAGCGGGCAAGGTACTCAGCGACCAGGAAATCTACGCGCTGATCTTCGAGCCGGGCTTCTCCACGGCCGAACAGATCACGAACCTGTCGGGCCGCGGCGTCGGCATGGACGTGGTCAAGCGCAATATCACCGCGCTGCGCGGCACCGTGTCCATCGACAGCGATCCGGGCGTGGGCACCACGGTGTCCGTACGGTTGCCGCTGACGCTGGCCATCATCAACGGCTTCCAGGTGTCCGTCGGCAACTCGGTGTTCGTGCTACCGCTGGAGGCGGTGGAGGAATGCGTCGAATTCCGCGAGGACACCGGCCACGACTTCATGGAACTCCGCGGACAGGTGCTGCCGTTCGTGCGGCTGCGAACGCTGTTCGATATTCAGGACGCCGCCGCCACGCGCCAGAGCGTCGTGGTCGTACGGCATGCGGGACAGGGCTTCGGCATCATCGTCGATCGCCTGCTCGGCGAAGCGCAGACCGTGATCAAGCCGCTCGCGCGCATGTTCGCGCATCTGCAGGGCATCAGCGGCTCAAGCATTCTCGGCAGCGGCGACGTCGCGCTCATTCTCGACGTCCCCGCGCTCAACCAGATTCTCAGCGTCTCCCCTCGTACCGAAATCAACAAGGAAAGATCATGTTCACCAACATGA
- a CDS encoding STAS domain-containing protein, giving the protein MSDALRFALDGELTIYRAAELREALMAALPAPPASIVIDLAEVSEIDSSGVQLLVATQRAAIAAGVALAFSDASPAVRDVLGLFNLSTALGVPA; this is encoded by the coding sequence ATGAGCGACGCCCTGCGCTTCGCCCTGGATGGCGAACTGACGATCTACCGCGCTGCCGAATTGCGCGAAGCCCTGATGGCGGCACTGCCCGCCCCGCCCGCCTCGATCGTCATCGATCTTGCCGAGGTCAGCGAGATCGACAGCTCGGGCGTCCAGCTGCTGGTTGCCACGCAACGGGCGGCCATCGCGGCAGGCGTGGCGCTCGCCTTCTCCGATGCCAGTCCGGCCGTGCGCGACGTGCTCGGTCTGTTCAATCTTTCGACGGCGCTGGGGGTCCCCGCATGA
- a CDS encoding response regulator, whose product MAKTILIVDDSSSVRQVVGIALKGAGYAVIEASDGRDALSKLTGQKVHLIISDVNMPNMDGITFLKAVKALPAYRFTPVIMLTTESQEAKKREGQLAGAKAWVVKPFQPPTLLGAVEKLVLP is encoded by the coding sequence ATGGCAAAGACCATCCTGATCGTTGACGACTCCTCCTCGGTTCGCCAGGTCGTGGGTATCGCACTGAAGGGCGCGGGCTACGCGGTCATCGAGGCCAGCGATGGCCGCGACGCGCTCTCCAAGCTCACGGGCCAGAAGGTGCATCTGATCATCAGCGACGTGAACATGCCGAACATGGATGGCATCACGTTCCTGAAGGCCGTCAAGGCCCTGCCTGCGTATCGCTTCACGCCGGTGATCATGCTCACCACCGAAAGCCAGGAGGCGAAGAAGCGCGAAGGCCAGCTGGCCGGCGCCAAGGCGTGGGTCGTCAAGCCGTTCCAGCCGCCCACCCTGCTCGGCGCCGTCGAGAAGCTCGTGCTGCCATGA